GTCGAGGATCGGGTCGATCGCCAGCAGCAGGCCCACGCCCTCCAGCGGCAGGCCGAGCGTGGACAGGGTCAGGGTCAGCATCACCGTGGCGCCGGTGACCCCGGCGGTCGCGGCCGACCCGATGACCGAGACGAAGGCGATCAGCACGTAGTCGGTCAGCGACAGGTCGACGCCGAAGAACTGGGCGACGAAGATCGCGGCGATCGCGGGATAGATCGACGCGCAGCCGTCCATCTTGGTGGTCGCGCCCAGCGGGACCGCGAACGAGGAGTAGGCCCGGGGGACGCCCAGGTTCCGCTCGGTGACGGTCTCGGTGACCGGCATGGTGCCGATCGAGGAGCGGGAGACGAAGCCCAGCGAGATCGCCGGCCAGGCGCCGGAGAAGAACTGGCGCACGGAGAGGCCGTTGGCCTTGAGCAGCGCCGGGTAGAGCACGAAGACCACCAGGGCCAGGCCGACGTAGACCGCGGCCGCGAAGGTGCCCAGCGAGCCCAGTGCGTCCCAGCCGTAGGTGGCGACCGCCTTGCCGAGCAGGCCGATGGTCGCGACCGGGGCCAGCAGGATGATCCACCAGAGCACCTTCTGGACCACCGCGAGCGCGGAGCGCACCACGGCGAGGAACGGGTCGGCGGCGGGGCCCACCTTGAGCGTGGCGATGCCCACGGCGATCGCCATCACCAGGATCTGCAGCACGTTGAAGGAGAGCCCGACGCTGCCGTCGCCGGCGGCTTCGGCCTGCAGGCCCAGGATGTTGGCCGGCACGAGCCCGGTGAGGAAGTCCAGCCACGAGCCGGTGCTCGACGGCGCGGCTGCCGCGTCCGCGCTCACCGAGGTGTTGCGCCCGGGCTCGAGCACCAGGCCCAGCGCGATGCCGATGCCGACCGAGATGAGCGCGGTGATCGCGAACCAGGCAAGCGTCTTCCAGGCCAGCCGTGCGGCTCCGGTGACGTCGCGCAGGTTGGCGATGGAGGCCACGATCGCGAGGAAGACCAGAGCCGGCACGATGGTGCGCAGCAGGGTGACGAAGATGCCGCCCACCTCGGTCAGGGTCTCGGTCAGCCAGTTGGGGTCGGTGACCCCGCCCTCGACGGAGTCCGGGCCCA
The window above is part of the Nocardioides campestrisoli genome. Proteins encoded here:
- a CDS encoding dicarboxylate/amino acid:cation symporter, with the translated sequence MSTTPASPDSQASQDSPASTDSPRSEGGPAKRSARRRWLPSFGTQVLIGLVLGVLLGLVAREMGPDSVEGGVTDPNWLTETLTEVGGIFVTLLRTIVPALVFLAIVASIANLRDVTGAARLAWKTLAWFAITALISVGIGIALGLVLEPGRNTSVSADAAAAPSSTGSWLDFLTGLVPANILGLQAEAAGDGSVGLSFNVLQILVMAIAVGIATLKVGPAADPFLAVVRSALAVVQKVLWWIILLAPVATIGLLGKAVATYGWDALGSLGTFAAAVYVGLALVVFVLYPALLKANGLSVRQFFSGAWPAISLGFVSRSSIGTMPVTETVTERNLGVPRAYSSFAVPLGATTKMDGCASIYPAIAAIFVAQFFGVDLSLTDYVLIAFVSVIGSAATAGVTGATVMLTLTLSTLGLPLEGVGLLLAIDPILDMGRTATNVAGQALVPTLVAAREGILDRAAYDAPRRGRPWSDREVVVTGSAPHQPGQPSTSAAEAASSPR